One genomic region from Thermomicrobium sp. 4228-Ro encodes:
- a CDS encoding DedA family protein yields MFGFDLATVIRTIGVIGVAAVVFTESGLLIGLFLPGDSLLFTAGFLASQGFLDIRWLVPACFLAAVAGDQVGYTFGARVGRALFQREDSRFFKKDYLHRTEQFFERHGGKAVVLARFVPIVRTCTPVVAGMGRMRYRRFVVFNVFGALFWAVGVTLSGYWLGSVIPGIDRYLLPIVSVIIALSLAPSVLHIWRERRRSGSAVEEHPHVREREPARR; encoded by the coding sequence GTGTTCGGTTTCGATCTCGCGACGGTCATCCGCACGATCGGAGTCATCGGCGTCGCGGCTGTCGTGTTCACGGAGAGCGGGCTTCTGATCGGACTCTTCTTGCCCGGTGACTCGCTTCTCTTTACAGCTGGCTTCCTCGCGTCGCAAGGATTTCTCGACATTCGCTGGCTCGTGCCAGCCTGCTTCCTTGCCGCTGTTGCTGGCGACCAGGTCGGATACACCTTCGGAGCACGTGTCGGGAGAGCACTCTTCCAGCGCGAGGATTCCCGTTTCTTCAAGAAGGATTATCTCCACCGCACTGAACAGTTCTTCGAACGCCACGGCGGCAAAGCGGTCGTGCTCGCACGCTTCGTCCCGATCGTGCGCACCTGCACGCCGGTCGTCGCCGGAATGGGGCGCATGCGCTACCGCCGCTTCGTCGTCTTCAATGTCTTCGGTGCACTCTTCTGGGCTGTCGGTGTGACCCTCAGCGGTTATTGGCTCGGCAGTGTCATACCCGGTATCGATCGCTATCTCCTGCCGATCGTCAGCGTTATCATCGCCCTTTCGCTCGCTCCATCCGTGCTGCATATCTGGCGGGAACGCCGTCGCTCCGGATCGGCAGTCGAGGAGCATCCGCACGTCCGCGAGCGGGAACCTGCGCGCCGATAG
- a CDS encoding glutamine synthetase family protein has product MDIATVTRLLRAAGIRWVRIEMADTHGIARSKSVPIEKFPTYAARGVNFYGGMLLQDASGWDIPLEERLPPPDYLLKPDLDTLTVLPYAPGEVRVLGDLYRDGSPAPEDPRVVCRRMVERFRARGWIPRSAFEYEFYLLHATTREPVFRDKQICSTLRNNFDPAWRDELLTALEAHGIAVSTLSVENAPGQFEITFDPADGLAAADQAFMFRTVVKEVSRKHGYIATFMTKPFIDQAASGTHLHHSLIDATTGQNVFADPQGMHGLSELAWYFLGGLFEHARALIAVFSPTPNDYKRYQPGLFAPTSVCWGYDNRSAAFRVPADAHGKKARIENRLGGAAANPYIALAASLAAGWDGIERRLEPPEAIQKDVGWLEGLPPLPRSLDEALDALERDTILCDLLGRPFIETYVAVKRWDAEKCRRRCPDYRSPEWNHRIDPYEWEEYGELI; this is encoded by the coding sequence ATGGATATCGCGACCGTTACGCGACTGTTGCGCGCAGCGGGTATACGGTGGGTTCGTATCGAAATGGCCGATACCCACGGTATCGCTCGCTCGAAGAGCGTACCGATCGAGAAATTCCCCACGTACGCAGCCAGAGGCGTGAACTTCTACGGCGGGATGCTGCTCCAGGACGCATCCGGCTGGGACATTCCACTCGAGGAGAGGCTACCTCCGCCCGATTACCTCCTCAAACCTGACTTGGACACCCTGACTGTCTTGCCGTATGCCCCAGGCGAGGTACGCGTCCTCGGCGACCTCTACCGCGACGGTTCGCCGGCGCCCGAGGATCCGCGCGTCGTCTGCCGGCGTATGGTCGAGCGCTTCCGAGCACGGGGTTGGATCCCCCGCAGCGCGTTCGAGTACGAGTTCTACCTGCTTCACGCGACCACGCGTGAACCGGTCTTCCGTGATAAACAGATTTGCTCGACATTGCGCAATAACTTCGATCCTGCTTGGCGCGACGAGCTGTTGACTGCTCTCGAGGCACACGGCATTGCGGTGTCTACTCTCAGCGTTGAGAATGCACCAGGACAGTTCGAGATCACCTTCGATCCAGCCGACGGGTTGGCTGCTGCCGACCAGGCGTTCATGTTCCGGACAGTCGTCAAGGAGGTGTCCCGCAAGCATGGCTACATCGCAACGTTCATGACCAAGCCCTTCATCGACCAGGCTGCCTCGGGGACCCACCTCCATCACAGTCTCATCGATGCTACGACTGGCCAAAACGTGTTCGCTGACCCGCAGGGGATGCATGGCCTCTCTGAACTCGCCTGGTACTTCCTCGGCGGACTTTTTGAACACGCTCGCGCCTTGATCGCCGTGTTCTCGCCCACGCCGAACGACTACAAGCGCTACCAACCAGGCCTTTTCGCACCGACCAGCGTCTGTTGGGGATACGACAATCGTTCGGCGGCCTTCCGTGTACCAGCCGATGCGCATGGCAAGAAGGCGCGGATCGAAAACCGGCTCGGCGGTGCAGCCGCCAATCCGTACATCGCGCTCGCAGCCTCCCTCGCTGCTGGGTGGGACGGGATCGAACGTCGACTCGAGCCTCCTGAAGCGATCCAAAAGGATGTCGGCTGGCTCGAAGGGCTCCCGCCACTGCCGCGTTCGCTCGACGAGGCCCTCGATGCGCTCGAGCGGGATACGATCCTCTGCGACCTGCTCGGGCGGCCATTCATCGAGACGTACGTCGCAGTCAAGCGGTGGGACGCCGAAAAGTGTCGCCGCCGCTGTCCTGATTACCGCTCGCCCGAGTGGAATCACCGTATCGACCCCTACGAATGGGAAGAGTACGGTGAGCTGATTTAG